The genomic window GTGCGCCGCCTCGATCGCAGTCTGCCGGATCTTTTCCACGTCGGCGGGATGGCCGACCGCCCCGAGGGCCAAGTGGTCGTAGACCTCGAAAACCTTTGGCGTGGACGCCTTGCCGGCGACCAGCAGGACGCCGGGCTCTCCGCTAACGGCAACGACGGGCGCGGCACCGCGAAGTTGATCCTCGATGTACTCGCGCCGATTCTGGACCGCTTCCAACCAGCGATAAGGTTCCTCGATCACGCTTAGCCTCTTGCTCGCCGCATCTCTCCCTTCCCCCCGCAAGGCGTCGGACCGCGCACCACCCCTGCCCGAAGGAAAACGGAAGTTGGCAGCCTACCACCTCCTGGACGGAGTTCAATGCAAATGCGCGCTCGATGCTTCCTGCCGGCACAATCGCCCTCCCGTGGGTTGGTCGATCCTCCCCCCATTCCCGGACCAGGCCCTCGGCCGGGCCGTCCGGCCAGGGTCCTCAGGCCTCCGCCGGGAGGAGACGGCCCAGCTGCTCCTCCGCGATCGACCGAACGCCGGCCTTCCGGATCAATTTTATCTGCGGGTAGATCCGCGTGCGCCGGTCGATGCCCCCCGTGGCGGTGTCGGATTCCGCCGCAACGTCCAAGAGCTGGAGGGCCAGGAGGATTGCCTCCTCCTCCGTGCGCTCGGCCGGAGGCGAACCGCTCCACCGGTTGAGGTATTGGAGGACGCTGCGGGCCGCCGGAGATCCGGAGCCCGAGACGGCGAAGTCGACCGCTTCGAATTGCGCGCCCAGGGCGTCGTAAAAGAAGATCTTCGGACCCCCCTTGCCCAGGGGATCGACCAGGGCGAGGACGGGAACCACGACCCCGACCCCTTGCAGGGTCATCGCAAGGTTCTCCTTGAGCAGCTTCCCGACCATCCTCACCTTGGCATCGAGCGACAAGGGCTGGAGCTGGCTCCGGCGGTAGTACTCGAAGGAGTGCTGGAGGACGCGGGCAATCTCATAGGCGGTCGCCGGAGCCCCCGCGATCGCCATGACCGTCGAACGGTCGATCTCGATTACCTTGTCCGCTCGATCATGAATGACCGTGTGCCCCATCGTGGCTCGCCGATCTCCCGCGACGATGACCCCGTCCCGATAATGAAAGCTGAGCACGGTCGTCGACTCCGGCATCGGGAGCGCAGCACCCCCCGCCACCACCCCCTTCCCTTCGGGGAAAAGGAGATTCCTCGACCGGAGCACGGCAAAGAAATCGCCCGTCTGCGCCCCGGCTGAGACACCGATGGTCTCCACGGTGCTATTCCCCAGTCCGCTGCCGATAGCGCTTCGCCTGATCGGGGTCGACCTTGCGCATCCGCTTGAGGATCTCTTCGGTGTTCGGCCGATCGACTCTCGGCGCTCTCGGGCCCGGTCCCTCTCCTCCCGGACCCGGGCCGGGACGGACCGGATGTGTCTTTTGCACTTGTTCTGGCATCAGCATAGCCCTCCTGGGTTTAGTGAAATCTAGCCGCCGATCGGCTCGAGCTTCAACTCCTCGATCATATCGGAGACGAGCTGGGCGCGGTCGATCACCTCGCAGTAGCGCTCCAGGTCGACTCCCGGAAAGGCCGAAGAAAGCTCGACCCGGTAGGTCTGCCCCTTCCAGCGGAAAGCGATGTAGTCCCATTGGACGTTGACCAGATCCCGGGCGAACTTTTGAATGCACTTGCCCCGGACGTAGGCGCGGGAGGCGTTGGGCGGCTGCTGGATCGCCCGGTAGATATCCTCTTCCCGGGAAATCCGGCTGATCTCGCCCCCCGATTCGAGGGCGTAATAGAGACCCCGGTCCCGATCCATCAGGTGATATTCGAGGTCGACGCTCTGGAGCCAGGGGTCGTTCCAGGAAAGGTTCTGCTCCTCGCGGAAGGTCTCCAGCAAGGATCGCTTGGCGACCCAATCGAGCCGATCGCGCAAGGCATTGGGACCCTTTTGCAGCAGCTCCACCGTCTCTTTCCAGCTCTTCCAGACCGCCCGCTTCTCGGGGTGGTCGAGATCGACGTAGCGGCCGACCCAATCGGCGTAGTCGTTCTGCAGCTCGGTGGCGGTGGTCGCCCCCGAATGGGCGAGATCCACCTCCCAGCGATTGGTCTGGTCCCGAGAGATGCTCCGATGGGCGTAGAGCGGATCGGCCAGGAAGAAGCGGCGCGGCACGCGGTCGTACTGGAGGGCCTCCAGCACCAGGGCCGTGGTACCGACCTTGAGCCAGGTCGCATACTCCGAAAGGTTGGAGTCACCCACGATGACGTGGAAGCGCCGGTAGAGCTTGGGGTTGGCGTGGGGCTCATCCCGCGTGTTGATCAGCGGCCGCCGGTTCATGGTGTCGATGCCCACGAGCTCGGTGAAAAAGTCGGCGCGCTGGGAAATTTGAAAGCCACCGACCATTCCCTGGTCTTCCTTCTCCCAGCCGAGCTTTCCGGCCCCCCCGAAGATCTGGCGGGTGACCAGGAAGGCCATCATCCCCTCGACGATCCGATCCCAGGGGATCATCCGCGGGATCAGGTAGTTTTCGTGGCAGCCGTAACTGTGCCCGGCGAAATCGCTGTTGTTCTTGTAGAGGCAGACCGTGTGATTCCGCTTCCGGCTCGCCGCCCGGGCACACTCCTCGAGGATCCGTTCCCCCGCCTTGTCCTGCGCCACCAGCTCCAGGAGGGTGGAGCATTCCGGGGTCGAATATTCGGGATGGGTGTGGTCGTTGTAGAAGCGGGCTCCGTTGCGCAGGACGAAGTCGCTCTTGATCTCCTCGAAGCTGTAGGGCCGCTGGCGGTCCTGGGAGAAAAAGTTCGCCTCGTCCCCGTCCTGGCGCAGCTCCTTCGCCCGGAAGCCGCGGGCGTCACGGTGGGGATCCTCCCGCGTGTAATCCCAGAGGTTGGGGCTGCCGAGCTGAGCGGCGGCCCGCACCAGATGGATCGACTCCTCGACGACATCGATCTCCGCATTTTCCCGAACCGCAATCCCGAATTCGGTCTCCAATCCAAAATAGATCGGCCACGCTGGTATGGGTCTTTGCTTGTCCATGGCGCCGCGCTTCCCTCCGGTCACTGGTTCCCGAATGCTCAAACGACCTGACGCATCGTCCCCCCCTCCCGCCGCACCACCGGAGCCAGCCGAACTACGTTCTGCGGATCGCAGTCGACGAGCTTCAGCCAGTCTTCCGTGATATCCGACGGCGGGAAGATGTCATTCTCAAGATACTCGATATCGAGCGCTGTCAACAGGTCCTCCAGCCGCAAGCCGTGATCCGACGGATCGGAGATCGCCCGCTTGATCGCCAGCTCCTTGGCCCGCTCGACGATCGAGGCGATGATGGCCCCGCTGATCAGGTCGCCGCGATAGAGGTATTCCTTTCTCCCGCTCCGGTAGGTGATCTCCAGGAAGCGGTTCTCTTCGGCACGGGCGAACTGGGCGTCCAGCACCCCTTCGACGAGCAAGTCGATCGCCTTTTGCCGATCCTCGCCCGCCTGCTTCAAGAGCTCCGGGGCATAGGGGAGATCGGCGTGAAGGTAGATTCGATAGATTTCGCCCGATCCCGCGCGATCCGGCCGGTTGACCTTGATCTTTCGATCGATGCGGCCCGGTCGAAGGATGGCCGGGTCGATCAGATCTGCGCGGTTGGAGGCCAGGATGATCACTACCTCGCGCATCGACTCGATCCCGTCCATCTCGGCACAGAACATGGGGACGAGCGTATTGAGGATGCTGTTGAAGCGTCCTGCGCGCCGGGTACCCAGGATCGATTCGGCCTCGTCGATGAAGATGAAGGGGAGAAAGCCCTCGCGGGCCAGCTCCCGAGCCTGCTCGAAGAGGTCACGCACCTGCCGCTCCGACTCGCCGACCCACATGTTGAGAATCTCCGGCCCCTTGACGTGGAGGAAGAACTCCTTGCGCTCCTCTCCGGTCCGTTCCCGAAGCTGGCGCGTCAGGTTGTACGCCGTCGCCTTCCCCAAGAGGGTCTTCCCGCATCCCGGCGGCCCGTGGAGCAAGAATCCCTTCGGGACGTGGTGGTGATACTTGGCGAAGAGGTCCGCATGGAGGAAAGGCAGCTCCACGGCATCCCGAACGGCTCCCACCGCCTCCTTCTGGCCCCCGATCTTCTCCCACGGAAGCTCCGGGACCTGGTCGAGCAGACGGTGCTTGGTCCTCGAGGTCGCCACGACCTCGAGTGCCACCCGGGAGAAGCCGTCGATCCGGATTTCGAGCCCGGCCTTGATCCGCTCCTTGGCCAGCGGGGTCGAACGAATCACCACGAAGCTCCCGCCCACGCCTTCGTGGCCCACGCGCAGCCGGTTGTCCGGTAGCACGTCGAGAACCTTCACCACGGGGCCGGAAAAGTCGAAGCCGAGATCGCCAACGACCGCAAACGCCTCGTTGAGCAGCACCCGCGTTCCCACCAAGAGCGTCTCGTGAGCCAGCCGCGGATCGATCAGGCAGTAGAATTCGGTGCCACCCTGGACCACCAGCGCGATGTCTTTCTTGGGGAGGCCAAGGAGGGTGCCCACGCGGTTCGCCGGGGCGGAGAGCTTCTCGACCGCCTCGTTGAGCTTTTCCAGGGCCTGGTGGGCCTGCTCGCTCGTCTCCTCGAGCTCGGCGACCCGGCGCCGCAGGTAGAAGAACGCCTCCCGCGAAACCGCGTCGAAGGAGAGTGATTGGCCGATCAGGTCGACGACCTGCAGAGCGGAGGCCGACTCCAAGTTTTCGAAAGACAAAGGCATGTCTGCTCCGAATCCCTTTTCTTTTCTCGCCATGCTTTCAACAATAGGCGCATGCGCTTCCCCCCGCAAATCGCCTCCTAGGCGAGGTCATTTCCCCACTTGAAGCAAGTTCCGCACCAACTTGACCGGGTCCGCCGATTCGAGCACGGGCCGGCCGACGACAATGTGGGTAGCTCCCAGGGCAAACGCCTCACGGGGGGAGACGGTGCGGCGCTGATCATCTCCTTGCCGCTCCGCGAGCCGGATCCCCGGGGTCACGATCACTTCCGGCCGGATGCCGGCCTCCCGCAGGGAAGTGAGCTCGCGGGCCGAACAGACGATGCCGGGAACGCCACATTCTCCGGCGAGCGCCGCCAAGGAGCAGACCCGTCCGGGGATGCCGCCGCTCAGGCCGACCTCGGAAAGTTCCTCCTCCTCGAGGCTCGTCAGCACGGTCACCGCGAGGATCTGGGTCCCGCTGCCCACCGCGGCCTCGGCGGCGGCCGTCAGCATTCGCCTTCCCCCGAGGGCATGAACGGTCAGGAAGCCCACTTCCATCCGCACGCAAGCTTCGACGGCCCGGCCGACCGTAGCCGGGATGTCGTGAAACTTGAGATCGAGGAAGACTCGCGCCCCCAGCGCCCGGAGCTCCTCGACGACATGCGGCCCGCCGCGCAAGAAGAGTTGACTTCCCACCTTGAACCAACTGACATACTCGCTCAGTCGGCGCGCGAGGGAGAGCGCCGTCTTCACCTCGAAGAGATCCAAGGCCACGATGAGCCCATCCACTAAGGGCAGGGAGGACACCTCGCGTGGTATTGAACTCTTCGCTCCCGCGAAAATCAACCTCGACCTGCGGATCCTCGGCCGCCGCACCGACGGATTCCATGAGATCTCGACCCGGATGGCCCCGGTCTCGCTCGGCGACCGGCTCCGCGTCCGCGCGCATCCGGGACGGGAATTTACCTTTCGCTGCGACGACCCGCGAATACCAGCGGGAGAGGAGAACCTGGTCTGCCGGGCCACCCGCCTCTTCGGCGAATCCTTCGGTCTCTCGTGCGGCCTGACGATCTCTCTGGAAAAGCGGCTCCCCTCGGGAGCCGGCCTGGGGGGAGGCAGCAGCGATGCGGCCGCGACCCTCCTGGCTCTCCGCACCCTCCTCGGCTATCCCTCATCCCGAGATGCCCTCCTGCCCCTGGCAGCCTCCTTGGGAAGCGACGTGCCCTTCTTCCTCCTCCAAAGGCCCGCGCTCTGCCAGGGCCGCGGGGAGATCGTCTCACCCGAACCGTGGGTCGGCCCCGGCCACGGCCTCCTCCTTTTCCCCGGGTTTTCGGTGTCGACTCCCTGGGCCTACCAAGCCTATGCCGCAAATCCCCGCCCTGGGGAGGAACGAGGAGCCCCTCCCTGGGGGCCGGTTCGGAACGACCTGGAGCCGGCCGTCTTCGAAAAGTATCTGTGGATCGCCACCGCCCGGGATTGGCTCCAAAGGGAAGCGGGAGCCGCCCTTGCCATGATGAGCGGCAGCGGGAGCTCGGTCTTCGGGTTGTGGGAGCGCGCTCCCGATCCGGAGATCGTGACGCGCGCCCGGCTTTTCCTTGGGGTGGATGCCTGGATCAAACCGTTCGTGATCCTCGGCGGAGAGGTTTCGACTGACCTCGGGGCTTTTCTTCCTTGAGCGCTCTCTCTCGCGTCCCGATGGAAGACGCGGCCATCCAAAGTTTTGCTAAGCAGAGCCCCGCAAGCTGGACTCGTCGCGGAAAATCGTTAATATAACGATAAAGGGATTCACTCCCGAAGCACGTAGCTAAGTTTTTCCTATGCCCCACTATACCTATCTGATCATCGGCGGCGGGATGGCGGCCGATGCGGCCGTTCGCGGAATCCGGGAAGTCGATCCGACGGGGTCGATCGGCCTGCTCGCTTCCGAGCCTGAGCTTCCCTACAACCGGCCGCCGCTCTCCAAGGGGCTCTGGAAAGGGGAAGCCTTCGACTCCATCTGGTGCCATACGCCCGAGGCGGGAGTGACCTTTCACCGCAGCTGCACCGCCCGCTCCCTGGATCTTTCCGCCAAAACGGTCACGGCGGAAGGGGGTGCCACCTTTTCCTTCGATAAGCTGCTGCTCGCGACCGGCGGGGATGCGCGCCGTCTTCCGACAGCCAGCCAGCGGATCCTCTATTTCCGTACGCTGGCCGATTACCGGAAGCTCCGCTCGTGGAGCGAGTCGGAGGAGAGGATCTGCGTGCTCGGGGGAGGCTTCATCGGCTCAGAGATCGCCGCAGCCTTGGCCCTCCAGGGGAAGCGCGTAACCCTCCTCTTCGCGGAGGCGGGAATCGGCGGCAGGATCTTTCCCGAGGGACTCTCGCTGTTTCTCAATGACTATTACCGCCAGAAGGGAGTCGAGGTGCTCGCCCGGCAGACCGTCTCCTCCGTTGAGGAGCAGCAGGGGCTACTGACCCTACAGCTCGGCCAGGGGCGACTTTCGGTCGGCGCCATGGTCGCAGGCATCGGCATCTCCCCCAACGTCGGGCTAGCGAAGGAAGCACGCTTGGCGGTCGAAAACGGCATCGTGGTCGACGAGCTTCTCCGCACCGGCCATCCCGATGTCTATGCCGCAGGGGACGTGGCGGCTTTCTTCCAACCCGCCCTCGGGCAGCGGCTCCGCTTCGAGCATGAGGACAACGCCCGCCAGATGGGCCTCGCCGCCGGTCGAAACATGGCCGGGAAAGAAGCGAAATACGACCACATCCCTTTCTTCTACTCGGACCTCTTCGACCTCGGCTACGAGGCCGTCGGTCTCCTCGACAACCGGCTCGAGGTCTTCTGCGATTGGAAGGAGGAGTACCGCAGCGGGGTCATTTTCTACTTGGACCGGCGGCGGGTCCGCGGGGTGCTGCTCTGGAACGTCTGGGGCCAGGTCGATGCAGCCCGCGCGCTCCTTGCCGAGCCCGGACCCTTCCAGGCCGCCGATCTGCGCGGGCGGATCCCGGCCTGAGTGCCTGCAGCCCATGGATGCATCCTCCACCGATGCGCCCTGCCAAGAACCGGCAGTCGTGGTCAACGAGATCTTCCACAGCATCCAAGGGGAGAGCAGCTTCGCAGGCGAGCCGTGCGTCTTTATCCGTCTGACAGGATGCGATCTCCGCTGCCGCTGGTGTGATACGACCTATGCCTTTTTGGAAGGGAAGCGGCTACCTCTGAGCCTGCTCTTGCCGGAAGTGGAGCGCTTCGGCTGCGGGCTCGTCGAGGTGACCGGCGGAGAGCCTCTCCTGCAGAAAAACAGCCGCATCCTCCTCCGCCGGCTCTGCGATGCGGGATACACCGTGCTCCTGGAAACCAGTGGAGCCCACTCGATCGCCGGGATCGATCCGCGGGTGCACCGCATCGTCGATTGCAAGTGCCCCTCGAGCGGGGAGTCCTCTCGGAATCTCGCCGCCAATTTGGAGCTGCTGGGACCGCGGGACGAGGTGAAGTTTGTGATCGGCACCGAAGAGGACTATCGTTGGGCGCAAGCGCGGCTCCACGATGCCGCGTGGGCGAGGGTGGTTCGGGCCGTCCACTTTTCGCCCGTGCAGGGCGAGCTCTCCCTGGAAATCCTGGCCGGATGGCTGCTCCGCGACCGCCTGCCCGTCCGCCTGGGCTTTCAGCTCCACAAGCTCATCTGGGATCCCGGCCGCCGAGGAGTATGATCGCTCGCGTACTCCCTGCGGGGCGACGAAGACCCGAGGCCAGCGTTCGAGCCGCTGGCTAGTAGGGAGCCCCGGGAGTGGTTCCCATTCCGCCCAGATAGGCTCCAGCCGCACCCGCCTGCTGCCAGGACGGAGGTCGGTTCCATGGGAGGTCGGACACCTGCTGGCCCTGCTTCGCCGCCTGCTTTTTCGCCGCCGACTGGTTGTCGGAGGAGGCGCAGCCCCCGAACAGGATTGCTCCAGCGACGAGCACCATAC from Methylacidimicrobium sp. B4 includes these protein-coding regions:
- a CDS encoding ubiquitin-like protein UBact → MPEQVQKTHPVRPGPGPGGEGPGPRAPRVDRPNTEEILKRMRKVDPDQAKRYRQRTGE
- the pyrF gene encoding orotidine-5'-phosphate decarboxylase codes for the protein MSSLPLVDGLIVALDLFEVKTALSLARRLSEYVSWFKVGSQLFLRGGPHVVEELRALGARVFLDLKFHDIPATVGRAVEACVRMEVGFLTVHALGGRRMLTAAAEAAVGSGTQILAVTVLTSLEEEELSEVGLSGGIPGRVCSLAALAGECGVPGIVCSARELTSLREAGIRPEVIVTPGIRLAERQGDDQRRTVSPREAFALGATHIVVGRPVLESADPVKLVRNLLQVGK
- a CDS encoding NAD(P)/FAD-dependent oxidoreductase; the protein is MPHYTYLIIGGGMAADAAVRGIREVDPTGSIGLLASEPELPYNRPPLSKGLWKGEAFDSIWCHTPEAGVTFHRSCTARSLDLSAKTVTAEGGATFSFDKLLLATGGDARRLPTASQRILYFRTLADYRKLRSWSESEERICVLGGGFIGSEIAAALALQGKRVTLLFAEAGIGGRIFPEGLSLFLNDYYRQKGVEVLARQTVSSVEEQQGLLTLQLGQGRLSVGAMVAGIGISPNVGLAKEARLAVENGIVVDELLRTGHPDVYAAGDVAAFFQPALGQRLRFEHEDNARQMGLAAGRNMAGKEAKYDHIPFFYSDLFDLGYEAVGLLDNRLEVFCDWKEEYRSGVIFYLDRRRVRGVLLWNVWGQVDAARALLAEPGPFQAADLRGRIPA
- the ispE gene encoding 4-(cytidine 5'-diphospho)-2-C-methyl-D-erythritol kinase; translated protein: MSPSTKGREDTSRGIELFAPAKINLDLRILGRRTDGFHEISTRMAPVSLGDRLRVRAHPGREFTFRCDDPRIPAGEENLVCRATRLFGESFGLSCGLTISLEKRLPSGAGLGGGSSDAAATLLALRTLLGYPSSRDALLPLAASLGSDVPFFLLQRPALCQGRGEIVSPEPWVGPGHGLLLFPGFSVSTPWAYQAYAANPRPGEERGAPPWGPVRNDLEPAVFEKYLWIATARDWLQREAGAALAMMSGSGSSVFGLWERAPDPEIVTRARLFLGVDAWIKPFVILGGEVSTDLGAFLP
- a CDS encoding radical SAM protein, which translates into the protein MDASSTDAPCQEPAVVVNEIFHSIQGESSFAGEPCVFIRLTGCDLRCRWCDTTYAFLEGKRLPLSLLLPEVERFGCGLVEVTGGEPLLQKNSRILLRRLCDAGYTVLLETSGAHSIAGIDPRVHRIVDCKCPSSGESSRNLAANLELLGPRDEVKFVIGTEEDYRWAQARLHDAAWARVVRAVHFSPVQGELSLEILAGWLLRDRLPVRLGFQLHKLIWDPGRRGV
- a CDS encoding proteasome accessory factor PafA2 family protein, whose amino-acid sequence is MDKQRPIPAWPIYFGLETEFGIAVRENAEIDVVEESIHLVRAAAQLGSPNLWDYTREDPHRDARGFRAKELRQDGDEANFFSQDRQRPYSFEEIKSDFVLRNGARFYNDHTHPEYSTPECSTLLELVAQDKAGERILEECARAASRKRNHTVCLYKNNSDFAGHSYGCHENYLIPRMIPWDRIVEGMMAFLVTRQIFGGAGKLGWEKEDQGMVGGFQISQRADFFTELVGIDTMNRRPLINTRDEPHANPKLYRRFHVIVGDSNLSEYATWLKVGTTALVLEALQYDRVPRRFFLADPLYAHRSISRDQTNRWEVDLAHSGATTATELQNDYADWVGRYVDLDHPEKRAVWKSWKETVELLQKGPNALRDRLDWVAKRSLLETFREEQNLSWNDPWLQSVDLEYHLMDRDRGLYYALESGGEISRISREEDIYRAIQQPPNASRAYVRGKCIQKFARDLVNVQWDYIAFRWKGQTYRVELSSAFPGVDLERYCEVIDRAQLVSDMIEELKLEPIGG
- a CDS encoding proteasome subunit alpha, with protein sequence METIGVSAGAQTGDFFAVLRSRNLLFPEGKGVVAGGAALPMPESTTVLSFHYRDGVIVAGDRRATMGHTVIHDRADKVIEIDRSTVMAIAGAPATAYEIARVLQHSFEYYRRSQLQPLSLDAKVRMVGKLLKENLAMTLQGVGVVVPVLALVDPLGKGGPKIFFYDALGAQFEAVDFAVSGSGSPAARSVLQYLNRWSGSPPAERTEEEAILLALQLLDVAAESDTATGGIDRRTRIYPQIKLIRKAGVRSIAEEQLGRLLPAEA
- a CDS encoding AAA family ATPase, which encodes MPLSFENLESASALQVVDLIGQSLSFDAVSREAFFYLRRRVAELEETSEQAHQALEKLNEAVEKLSAPANRVGTLLGLPKKDIALVVQGGTEFYCLIDPRLAHETLLVGTRVLLNEAFAVVGDLGFDFSGPVVKVLDVLPDNRLRVGHEGVGGSFVVIRSTPLAKERIKAGLEIRIDGFSRVALEVVATSRTKHRLLDQVPELPWEKIGGQKEAVGAVRDAVELPFLHADLFAKYHHHVPKGFLLHGPPGCGKTLLGKATAYNLTRQLRERTGEERKEFFLHVKGPEILNMWVGESERQVRDLFEQARELAREGFLPFIFIDEAESILGTRRAGRFNSILNTLVPMFCAEMDGIESMREVVIILASNRADLIDPAILRPGRIDRKIKVNRPDRAGSGEIYRIYLHADLPYAPELLKQAGEDRQKAIDLLVEGVLDAQFARAEENRFLEITYRSGRKEYLYRGDLISGAIIASIVERAKELAIKRAISDPSDHGLRLEDLLTALDIEYLENDIFPPSDITEDWLKLVDCDPQNVVRLAPVVRREGGTMRQVV